TCGATCACCTCGCCCGCAACGACCTTGCCGAACCCGAAGACGCTGCCGATCACCCCTGGCACTGGCCACGAAGAGATCCCCGGCCGCCTTGCACTGTGGGTGCGCATGCTCTTCTCGGCCCTGGTCGACGCCGATTTCCTCGACACCGAAGCCTTCATGAACCCGGGCACCGCGGCAGCGCGCCAGGCCGCAGCCCCGTCAATGGCCGAATTGCTGGCCGCCTTCGATGCCTACATGTCCAAGAAGGCCGCCGCAGTGCAGACTGCCGGGCTGGCCGACAGCCCCGTCAACCGACAGCGCGCCGACGTGCTGGCCGCCTGCCGCGCCAAGGCCGCCGGTGCGCCTGGCACCTACACGCTGACTGTGCCCACCGGCGGCGGCAAGACACTGGCCAGCCTGGCCTTTGCGCTCACACACGCGCAGCGGCACGGCCTGCGGCGGGTGGTGATGGTGATCCCCTACACCAGCATCATCGAGCAGACCGCGGAGGTCTACCGCGAAGTCTTCGCGCCGCTCGGCGCGGAGGTGGCCGATCGCGTCGTGCTGGAGCACCACAGCAACGCCGCCGAGCCAGGCGAGGCGGCCGAGACGGCCCGCTCCCGCCTGGCCTGCGAGAACTGGGATGCGCCCATCGTCGTCACCACCAGCGTGCAGCTCTTCGAGAGCCTGTTCGCCCGCCGGACCTCGCGCTGCCGCAAGCTGCACGCGCTGCGCGGCGCCGTGATCGTGATCGACGAGGCCCAGTTGCTGCCGGCGGACTTCCTGCAGCCGGTGGTGGACGTGCTGCGCCTGCTGGTGCGCGACCACGGTGCCACCGTCGTGCTCTGCACGGCCACCCAGCCAACGCTGACCGAGCAGCGCCATTTCGGCGGGCGCGGCCTGCGCGGCTACGCACCCGGTGAGGTCACCGCGATCATCGACGACGAGCCGGCCCTGTATGCCGCCCTGCAGCGCGTGCAGGTGCGCCTGCCCGCCAGCCTGACCCAGCCCCAGGGCTGGGAGGTCACCGCCGAGGCCCTCGCCCGCCACGACGCCGCGCTGGCCATCGTCGGCCGCCGCGCCGACGCCCGCGAGCTCTACGAGCGCCTCGCCCGCGAGCTGCCCACCGGGCGCGAAGGCCTGTGGCACCTCTCGGCGCTGATGTGCCCGCAGCACCGCAGCGAGGTCATTGCCGACATCAAGTCCGCACTCGCGGCGCGGCGCGCGGCCCTGGCCCGTGGCGAGCCGGCCACGCCGGTGCGGGTGGTCTCCACCCAGCTGGTCGAGGCTGGCGTCGACCTGGACTTCCCGGTGGTGTTCCGCGCGCTGGCCGGGCTGGACTCCATCGCGCAGGCGGCCGGCCGCTGCAACCGCGAGGGCCGGCTCGAACGCGGCGAGGTGCACGTCTTCGTGCCGCCCAAGGCGCCCCCGCCTGGCCTGCTACGGCAGGCCGCGCAGGCCTGCACGCTCGTCTGGGACGGAATGGATCCAACCGGCGACGACGACCCGCTGGCGCTGGAACGGGTATCGCGCTACTTCGCCCGACTGTACGGTGGCGCCGAGCTGGACCGCCACGGCATCGCCGAACTGCTGCGCCTGGAAGTCGACCCACGCGCTGGCGCGCTGGCGATGAACTTCCGCAGCGCGGCCGACAAGTTCCGCCTCATCGACGAGAAGGACGCCGCCACTGTCTTCGTGCGCTGGCACAGCCCGCGCTGCCGCGACGACGTGAACGCCCTGCTCGGCCTTCTGGAGCGCGACGGCCCCTCGCGCTGGCTGATGCGCCGGCTGCAGCGCTACGGCGTGACGATCTATCAGCAGGATCTGAAACGCCTGCTTGCCGCCGGCGACGTGCACGAACTGCTGCCTGGCCTGTACGTGCAGACCGACAGCGATGTGTTCTACGACCCGGTGCTCGGCGCCCTGCTGGGCGGCGCACCCGGCGATCCGGCGGCATATGCCATCTGAAAGGACGACTCGCGAAGGGCAAAGC
The Sphaerotilus microaerophilus DNA segment above includes these coding regions:
- a CDS encoding CRISPR-associated endonuclease Cas3''; protein product: MHDGQTPIAHSALGGGAPHALIDHLQAVARLAAQAIRAGCDDPALTALAELAGRWHDLGKYRSGFQRYIRLVGEAHIEGRLPQGSDKSHSAAGALHAERWLKERQGPVGLMAARLLQYVIAGHHAGLDDWHSDVGCLAGRLADEAAQREYQEALGTEPPSSITSPATTLPNPKTLPITPGTGHEEIPGRLALWVRMLFSALVDADFLDTEAFMNPGTAAARQAAAPSMAELLAAFDAYMSKKAAAVQTAGLADSPVNRQRADVLAACRAKAAGAPGTYTLTVPTGGGKTLASLAFALTHAQRHGLRRVVMVIPYTSIIEQTAEVYREVFAPLGAEVADRVVLEHHSNAAEPGEAAETARSRLACENWDAPIVVTTSVQLFESLFARRTSRCRKLHALRGAVIVIDEAQLLPADFLQPVVDVLRLLVRDHGATVVLCTATQPTLTEQRHFGGRGLRGYAPGEVTAIIDDEPALYAALQRVQVRLPASLTQPQGWEVTAEALARHDAALAIVGRRADARELYERLARELPTGREGLWHLSALMCPQHRSEVIADIKSALAARRAALARGEPATPVRVVSTQLVEAGVDLDFPVVFRALAGLDSIAQAAGRCNREGRLERGEVHVFVPPKAPPPGLLRQAAQACTLVWDGMDPTGDDDPLALERVSRYFARLYGGAELDRHGIAELLRLEVDPRAGALAMNFRSAADKFRLIDEKDAATVFVRWHSPRCRDDVNALLGLLERDGPSRWLMRRLQRYGVTIYQQDLKRLLAAGDVHELLPGLYVQTDSDVFYDPVLGALLGGAPGDPAAYAI